The following proteins come from a genomic window of Neptunomonas concharum:
- a CDS encoding NAD-glutamate dehydrogenase has protein sequence MDSEIATKKNNKTLLKLKELFNRRLEEDQAQPITQFSDLFFTYAPEDEVALRPMEALYGATLSTWSFLQSFDGLSSKIQVFNPDLEQHGWHSNHTVIQILSPDTPFIVDSIRMELNRQAIGIHVIQNVVLNVMRDGKAFQSLSESNEGADESVVYLEVDRHAEPDLLKRLHAELSTAMTAVSVSVKDFSTMKARAAECAESLGQRGYQEEQAFTQWLMDDHFTFLGSDQLAYSGEEINVVEGSKLGVMTLPSVVNLAAAEMTDQPLLLTRHGERSRVHRPAYLDLIIIGRFDDSGQCIGATRLVGLYTSPVYNERPRRIPMISQKVDRILARSGFNPSGHSGKSLAQVLIDLPRDELFLASEDELFNTATRIFYLQERRKACLLLRKDKSGQFISCLYYVPRDQFSTALRLNIQGLLVRAFKAHDIEFTNWFSESILARTHFVMRVAPGQADPDLEQLEAEVQELSRSWNDELHHALVDACGEELGTTRSNLYRESFPAAYREHFTTLHAVHDIEKMEGLATTPLTMSFYRLLEQSSSVLRFKLFTAEVPLILSDVIPVLENLGLRVVGEHPYTVYCHNGTVYWIHDFSLSHRGGSEPLDLDEVKEIFQQAFAAIWQGHADNDEFNRLVLSASLNWREVAMLRAYARYNQQIRFGFSQAYIAETLVRHTQIAKLLVALFRARFEPGRQTSSKVQALADRIENSILDALDKVDNLNDDKILRRYLELIKATLRTNFFQNDAEGKAKSYTSFKLNPHLISDIPKPRPMFEVFVYSPRVEGVHLRGGKVARGGLRWSDRLEDYRTEVLGLVKAQQVKNAVIVPVGAKGGFVAKCLPVDGSRDEVMAEGIESYRIFIKGLLDLADNLKGGQVIPPKNVVRLDADDPYLVVAADKGTATFSDIANEIAESYGFWLGDAFASGGSQGYDHKGMGITAKGAWESVKLHFREKGINTQTDPFSVIGIGDMAGDVFGNGMLLSDKIRLVAAFNHMHIFIDPNPDEAASFVERQRMFALPRSSWEDYNRELISKGGGIFLRAAKSIQITPEMKQCFGIVEDKLSPNELISALLKAPVDLLWNGGIGTYVKASHETHADVGDKANDGLRVNGKELRCKVVGEGGNLGLTQLGRIEYCQNGGACNTDFIDNAGGVDCSDHEVNIKILLNERIAEGDLTVKQRNLLLREMTDTVSVQVLKSNDRQARALSLALGHAKKSQDEYVRLMHRLESEGRLDRPLEFLPDDEALELRQQVGQGLTRPELSVLISYTKAELKELLTHTWITEDPYVKNEIKEAFPEQLVARFPEAVQDHQLKKEIIATQVANAMVNHMGITFTNRMMETTGQSADQVAVAYLVARDVFQLREIWGQIEALDNIVPAALQHRMMVDLLRLMRRASYWFLRNVCSRGCFSVQEVIDRFKPAVSEVSGAISTLLTGDLKTRWLAQQQDLIDAGIDAELASRIACAERLYAALAISEVAVEANTSLMNAAEVDFSLGERLQLDWVSEKIRQIEPQNHWQLLAREGFNEDLNTQQSHLTLSVLASDNELSGQELVNSWLSKNGEGLKRWERVLDDLKSTSQADSATFTVVIRELTELSKNL, from the coding sequence ATGGACAGTGAAATTGCGACCAAGAAAAATAATAAAACGCTACTTAAGCTCAAGGAATTGTTTAACCGACGCCTCGAAGAGGATCAGGCGCAGCCGATCACTCAATTTTCAGATCTATTCTTTACTTATGCGCCAGAGGATGAAGTGGCATTACGCCCGATGGAAGCTCTGTATGGAGCGACACTATCGACGTGGTCGTTTTTACAATCTTTTGATGGGCTTTCCTCTAAGATTCAAGTGTTTAACCCTGACTTAGAACAACACGGCTGGCATAGCAATCACACGGTTATCCAGATTCTCTCCCCTGATACGCCCTTTATAGTCGATTCGATTCGCATGGAGCTAAACCGCCAGGCTATCGGTATCCATGTTATCCAGAATGTTGTGTTAAATGTGATGCGCGATGGTAAAGCGTTTCAGTCACTATCTGAGTCGAACGAGGGGGCTGATGAGTCCGTCGTTTACTTAGAGGTGGACCGGCACGCTGAACCTGATCTGCTAAAACGGTTACATGCCGAGTTATCCACAGCCATGACCGCTGTATCTGTGTCGGTCAAGGATTTTTCGACAATGAAGGCGCGTGCTGCTGAGTGTGCTGAGTCGCTGGGTCAACGGGGGTATCAAGAGGAGCAAGCCTTCACGCAGTGGCTGATGGATGATCACTTCACTTTTTTAGGTAGCGATCAACTTGCCTATAGTGGAGAGGAGATCAATGTCGTTGAGGGTAGCAAACTCGGTGTAATGACACTGCCAAGTGTTGTTAACTTAGCAGCCGCTGAGATGACGGATCAACCACTGTTGTTAACTCGTCATGGTGAGCGTTCTCGGGTGCACCGCCCTGCGTATCTTGATCTGATTATAATCGGGCGATTCGACGACTCAGGCCAGTGTATCGGCGCAACGCGTTTGGTAGGGCTTTATACTTCGCCCGTTTATAACGAGCGTCCTCGACGTATTCCTATGATCAGTCAAAAAGTGGATCGCATTTTGGCAAGGTCTGGCTTCAACCCCAGTGGCCACAGTGGTAAGTCTTTGGCTCAGGTGTTGATTGATCTGCCCAGAGATGAGCTGTTTCTGGCATCCGAAGATGAACTCTTTAATACAGCAACCCGTATTTTTTACCTGCAAGAGCGTCGTAAAGCGTGCTTGTTGCTACGTAAAGACAAAAGCGGCCAGTTTATCTCTTGTTTGTACTATGTGCCGAGAGATCAATTTAGTACAGCGTTACGTTTGAATATCCAAGGCTTGCTGGTTAGAGCGTTTAAAGCACACGATATTGAGTTCACGAACTGGTTTAGTGAGTCTATTCTGGCGCGTACGCACTTTGTGATGCGGGTGGCGCCAGGGCAGGCTGATCCTGATCTGGAGCAGTTGGAGGCTGAGGTCCAGGAACTATCGCGTTCATGGAATGATGAGCTACATCATGCGCTGGTGGATGCGTGTGGTGAGGAGTTAGGAACCACACGCAGTAATCTGTATCGTGAATCCTTCCCTGCGGCTTATCGTGAGCACTTCACAACGCTACATGCCGTGCACGATATTGAAAAAATGGAAGGCTTGGCGACTACCCCGCTGACTATGAGTTTCTACCGCCTGCTGGAGCAATCCAGTTCGGTGTTGCGCTTTAAGCTTTTTACTGCAGAAGTTCCCCTGATCCTTTCGGATGTTATTCCTGTACTGGAGAATTTGGGCCTGCGTGTTGTCGGTGAGCACCCTTACACTGTGTATTGCCATAATGGCACTGTTTATTGGATACATGATTTTTCTTTGTCTCATCGTGGCGGATCTGAGCCTTTAGATCTGGATGAGGTCAAAGAGATCTTCCAGCAGGCGTTTGCAGCAATCTGGCAAGGACATGCTGATAATGATGAGTTTAACCGCTTAGTTTTGAGTGCTAGCCTGAATTGGCGTGAAGTTGCTATGCTGCGTGCCTATGCCCGTTATAATCAGCAAATTCGTTTTGGCTTTAGTCAGGCCTATATTGCAGAAACGCTCGTGCGCCACACTCAAATCGCTAAGCTACTGGTGGCACTGTTTCGTGCGCGGTTTGAGCCAGGTCGCCAAACCAGCAGCAAGGTTCAGGCACTGGCGGACCGAATCGAAAACAGCATCCTCGATGCGTTAGATAAGGTAGACAACCTAAATGATGATAAAATTCTTAGACGCTATCTAGAGCTTATTAAAGCAACCTTACGTACTAACTTCTTTCAAAATGATGCTGAGGGTAAGGCGAAGTCTTATACCTCCTTCAAGCTTAATCCTCATCTGATTAGTGACATTCCTAAACCAAGACCGATGTTTGAAGTGTTTGTCTACTCACCTCGAGTCGAGGGTGTGCACCTTCGTGGTGGCAAGGTAGCCCGTGGCGGCCTGCGTTGGTCGGATCGATTGGAAGATTACCGCACCGAAGTGCTGGGGCTAGTAAAAGCACAACAGGTGAAGAATGCGGTTATTGTGCCAGTGGGCGCTAAAGGTGGATTTGTCGCAAAATGCCTCCCGGTTGATGGTAGCCGTGACGAAGTGATGGCCGAAGGTATCGAAAGTTACCGCATATTCATCAAAGGCTTGCTTGATCTGGCGGATAACCTTAAAGGTGGACAAGTAATCCCACCCAAGAATGTAGTGCGTTTAGATGCGGATGACCCTTATCTTGTCGTTGCCGCCGATAAAGGAACCGCGACATTTTCGGATATCGCTAACGAAATTGCCGAATCTTATGGTTTTTGGTTAGGGGATGCCTTCGCATCTGGGGGGAGCCAGGGGTATGACCATAAAGGTATGGGGATTACCGCGAAAGGTGCTTGGGAGTCGGTGAAACTGCACTTCCGTGAAAAAGGCATTAACACACAAACGGATCCCTTCAGCGTTATTGGTATCGGTGATATGGCCGGTGATGTATTCGGTAATGGGATGCTGCTCTCGGATAAAATTCGTTTGGTAGCCGCCTTTAACCATATGCACATTTTTATTGACCCTAACCCGGATGAGGCCGCCAGTTTTGTTGAGCGTCAGCGCATGTTTGCTCTACCCCGTTCCAGCTGGGAAGATTATAACCGTGAATTGATTTCCAAGGGCGGTGGGATATTCTTGCGTGCCGCAAAATCGATTCAAATCACCCCAGAGATGAAGCAGTGCTTTGGTATCGTTGAGGATAAGCTTTCGCCGAATGAACTGATCTCTGCGTTACTTAAAGCCCCGGTAGATCTGCTTTGGAATGGTGGTATAGGAACCTATGTCAAAGCCAGCCATGAAACCCACGCCGATGTGGGTGATAAAGCTAATGATGGCCTACGAGTGAACGGTAAAGAGCTGCGCTGCAAAGTGGTTGGTGAAGGTGGCAATTTGGGGCTAACTCAGCTGGGTCGTATCGAATATTGCCAAAATGGTGGCGCATGTAATACGGACTTTATCGACAATGCCGGTGGCGTTGATTGCTCCGACCACGAAGTGAATATCAAGATCCTGTTGAATGAACGTATTGCCGAAGGTGATCTAACCGTTAAGCAACGTAACCTGCTGCTACGTGAGATGACCGATACCGTCTCGGTTCAAGTGCTGAAAAGTAATGACCGACAAGCCAGAGCGCTCAGTTTGGCTTTGGGCCATGCGAAGAAATCGCAGGACGAGTATGTACGTCTGATGCACCGCTTAGAGAGTGAGGGGCGTTTGGATCGCCCACTGGAGTTCTTACCTGATGATGAAGCGCTTGAGCTACGCCAGCAAGTGGGGCAAGGGCTGACCCGGCCTGAGCTATCGGTGTTGATCTCTTACACTAAAGCGGAGCTAAAAGAACTCCTGACCCATACATGGATCACGGAAGACCCTTATGTCAAAAATGAGATTAAAGAAGCGTTCCCTGAACAGCTGGTTGCACGTTTTCCTGAAGCGGTGCAGGACCACCAGCTGAAGAAAGAGATTATCGCAACCCAGGTCGCCAATGCGATGGTGAACCATATGGGTATCACCTTTACCAACCGCATGATGGAAACCACAGGGCAAAGTGCCGATCAGGTAGCCGTGGCTTACCTTGTGGCACGGGATGTTTTCCAGCTTCGGGAGATTTGGGGCCAAATCGAAGCCTTGGATAATATCGTACCTGCAGCTCTGCAACATCGCATGATGGTGGATCTATTGCGACTGATGCGACGTGCCAGTTATTGGTTCCTGCGCAATGTTTGTAGCCGTGGATGTTTCTCGGTTCAGGAGGTGATTGATCGCTTCAAGCCAGCGGTCAGCGAAGTCAGTGGTGCTATCTCGACCTTACTGACGGGGGATCTAAAAACCCGTTGGTTGGCTCAGCAGCAAGATCTTATTGATGCTGGTATTGATGCCGAGCTAGCGTCGCGTATCGCTTGTGCCGAGCGCCTCTACGCGGCTCTGGCTATTAGTGAAGTCGCGGTTGAGGCCAATACCTCCTTGATGAATGCCGCCGAAGTTGATTTCTCGTTAGGGGAGCGCCTGCAACTGGATTGGGTTAGCGAGAAAATTCGCCAGATTGAACCGCAAAATCATTGGCAGCTGCTGGCCCGTGAAGGGTTCAATGAAGATCTGAATACGCAACAAAGCCATTTAACTCTGTCGGTTCTGGCCAGTGACAATGAACTGTCGGGTCAGGAGCTGGTTAATAGCTGGTTGAGTAAAAATGGCGAGGGCTTGAAGCGTTGGGAGCGCGTGCTCGATGATCTGAAGTCCACCAGCCAGGCCGACAGTGCGACCTTTACTGTAGTAATTAGAGAACTAACAGAGCTGTCTAAAAACCTGTAA
- a CDS encoding DUF2971 domain-containing protein translates to MIQEITRKLYSDTPNETIYHYTTFSGLLGIVERGALWASDIRYMNDSAELNHMVALIREEVGERIELGHPNPKLLTQFQDWIARRVTNGHMLFAGSFRANGNLLSQWRGYSELGKGVSIGFDPRHILTCARAQGFMVGKCIYDHTQQRSLIHQIVDFVEDLAARSCGTHGCRDDRIFAEVFEQIESDLLRIAAILKHPSFQEEEEWRIVSPVITDFKDAAVHYREGTSMLVPYFEFSLVTPKETVPKLQHIFLGPTPNISLSMNSLSMYLAKAGISPRRGITYCQIPYRQR, encoded by the coding sequence ATGATTCAAGAGATAACCCGAAAACTGTATTCTGATACCCCCAACGAGACCATCTACCACTACACCACGTTTTCTGGATTGTTGGGTATTGTGGAGCGAGGAGCACTGTGGGCAAGTGATATCCGCTATATGAATGACTCCGCCGAACTTAACCATATGGTGGCCTTGATTCGAGAAGAGGTTGGAGAACGCATTGAGCTTGGCCACCCTAATCCCAAGCTATTAACTCAATTTCAGGATTGGATTGCTCGGCGTGTCACCAATGGACATATGCTGTTTGCCGGCTCGTTTCGTGCAAACGGCAATCTTTTGAGTCAATGGCGAGGTTATAGTGAACTAGGCAAGGGAGTTAGTATTGGCTTTGACCCCAGACATATACTGACCTGCGCTCGCGCCCAAGGGTTTATGGTGGGTAAATGCATCTATGATCACACACAGCAGCGTAGCTTGATTCACCAGATCGTCGACTTTGTAGAAGATTTGGCAGCTCGCTCTTGCGGTACACATGGTTGTCGTGATGATCGGATTTTTGCCGAAGTATTTGAGCAAATAGAAAGTGACCTGCTGCGTATTGCCGCTATTCTGAAGCACCCCTCTTTTCAGGAGGAAGAGGAATGGCGAATTGTCTCACCTGTGATCACCGATTTTAAAGATGCTGCGGTGCATTATCGGGAGGGTACCTCTATGCTAGTGCCCTACTTTGAGTTCTCTTTGGTCACACCTAAAGAGACTGTTCCAAAGCTGCAACACATTTTCCTAGGGCCTACCCCGAATATTAGCTTGTCGATGAACTCGCTGTCGATGTACCTTGCAAAAGCAGGGATCTCCCCTCGACGAGGTATCACCTATTGCCAGATCCCTTACCGGCAACGCTAA
- a CDS encoding MFS transporter — translation MLSLSKIHPWWIVFAAASILAYSMGVRLALGLLVPDISQGLGVSVAEISLGFAIQNLLWGAVSPVAGMMAELYGTAKVLLAGALLYAAGLVAAAVAQSGWLFFVGNALLIGVGVGATTFPIVLAAVGKRFPAHQRTLALGIASAGGSLGQFLYALLLGSYAPGNGWADTFMLFAATTVLILAMIFLLKDDKAVTASVNEPRQSIFDWQAIGEAFRLREYQLLNIGFFVCGFHIAFISVHMSGFVAFCGLMPAVASDSLALIGLMNIFGVILIGWAGDRWHKPWLLVLIYWLRACLIMMLLVLPKTESLLYIFSGLMGMLWLSTVPLTSGAVAQLFGTKNLASLFGIVMFSHQIGAFFGSWWAGLTFEWYGSYDVALMVSAALGLLAAAVHLPMTPQRMNAVSVSG, via the coding sequence ATGTTGAGTCTATCTAAAATACATCCGTGGTGGATTGTGTTCGCTGCGGCATCCATTCTTGCCTACAGTATGGGTGTGCGCTTGGCGTTGGGACTGTTAGTACCTGATATTAGTCAGGGGCTTGGGGTGTCTGTGGCGGAGATATCGTTAGGCTTTGCTATTCAGAACTTGTTATGGGGAGCGGTCTCTCCGGTTGCTGGCATGATGGCAGAACTCTACGGTACAGCCAAAGTGCTGTTGGCGGGTGCTCTGCTGTATGCTGCGGGTCTGGTGGCTGCTGCGGTTGCTCAAAGCGGTTGGCTCTTTTTTGTTGGTAATGCCTTACTGATAGGCGTTGGTGTGGGGGCAACAACTTTTCCCATTGTGCTGGCGGCTGTTGGCAAGCGCTTTCCTGCCCATCAGCGTACATTAGCGCTAGGCATTGCCAGCGCTGGCGGATCGCTAGGTCAATTCCTGTATGCCCTTTTACTAGGAAGCTACGCACCGGGTAATGGTTGGGCCGATACTTTTATGTTGTTTGCGGCGACCACGGTGCTGATATTAGCGATGATCTTCCTTCTGAAGGATGATAAAGCGGTGACGGCATCGGTCAATGAGCCCCGGCAATCCATTTTTGATTGGCAGGCCATAGGAGAGGCGTTTCGATTAAGAGAATATCAGCTGCTGAATATCGGCTTCTTTGTGTGTGGGTTCCATATCGCGTTTATTTCGGTGCATATGTCGGGGTTCGTGGCGTTTTGCGGTTTGATGCCTGCGGTGGCTTCTGACTCCTTGGCCTTGATCGGGCTGATGAATATTTTTGGCGTGATTCTGATTGGTTGGGCAGGTGATCGCTGGCATAAACCTTGGCTGCTGGTGTTGATCTACTGGTTACGCGCCTGTTTGATCATGATGTTGCTGGTGTTACCGAAAACAGAGTCGCTTCTATATATCTTCTCTGGGTTAATGGGCATGCTCTGGCTATCGACCGTTCCGCTCACCAGTGGTGCGGTTGCACAGTTGTTTGGCACGAAAAATTTAGCCTCTTTATTTGGTATTGTGATGTTCAGCCACCAGATTGGGGCTTTCTTTGGTAGCTGGTGGGCGGGGCTTACCTTTGAGTGGTATGGCTCCTATGATGTGGCCTTGATGGTAAGTGCGGCACTAGGGTTACTCGCTGCCGCCGTGCATCTACCCATGACGCCACAACGCATGAACGCTGTCAGTGTTTCTGGATAG
- a CDS encoding Lrp/AsnC family transcriptional regulator, with translation MLDNTNRRILKALQEDARISYAELGKQVHLSAPAVAERMRKMERDGIITGYRLSVDLDKVGLPILAIVQCKVFPAMERKFKDLLLTIPDLIECYNTTGEQAFVIKIATQSMARLDEILETFGDMCDTNTMMVLSTPVYRTLPDTFFQQPDSQ, from the coding sequence ATGCTGGATAATACCAATCGTCGAATTCTCAAAGCGCTTCAGGAAGATGCGCGCATATCCTACGCCGAGTTAGGCAAGCAAGTGCACCTGTCAGCGCCAGCTGTGGCGGAGAGGATGAGAAAGATGGAGCGAGATGGCATCATCACGGGTTATCGACTATCGGTGGATCTGGATAAAGTGGGGTTGCCGATACTGGCGATCGTACAGTGTAAAGTGTTCCCTGCCATGGAGCGAAAGTTTAAAGATTTGCTTCTGACTATCCCTGACTTGATTGAGTGCTACAACACCACCGGCGAACAGGCCTTTGTGATCAAAATCGCAACCCAGTCGATGGCACGATTAGATGAAATACTCGAAACCTTCGGAGATATGTGCGATACCAACACCATGATGGTGCTCTCGACGCCGGTATATCGCACACTCCCCGATACCTTTTTCCAACAACCTGACTCCCAGTAG
- a CDS encoding DMT family transporter, which yields MFNVLKPSHLLLVCVAAIWGFAFVAQTNGMEHLGPHSFNAARFLLGALSLLPLWFYFKKQHVPHGKELWIGGLLAGSVMFGGFSFQQIGLQYTTAGNAGFITGMYIVLVPIAGIMLGHATNIKTWCGVALALAGLFALSVSDELKINKGDALELVGAFFWTAHVLILGWLSRKVDAISLSIWQFIVAAVLASLAAVTFETPALAQFEAALLPLLYAGVASSGIAFTLQIIAQRKVEPSVTALILSTEAVFAVIGGWLLLNEQLTSNQLTGCALMLCGMLISQWPDRKRKVSEEQVTI from the coding sequence ATGTTCAATGTACTCAAACCTTCACACTTACTATTAGTGTGCGTCGCCGCTATTTGGGGCTTCGCTTTCGTTGCTCAAACCAACGGCATGGAGCATTTAGGGCCCCATAGCTTTAATGCCGCCCGTTTTCTGTTAGGGGCCCTGTCCCTTTTGCCGTTGTGGTTCTACTTTAAGAAACAGCATGTTCCCCATGGCAAAGAGTTATGGATCGGAGGCCTCTTGGCAGGCAGCGTGATGTTTGGCGGCTTTAGCTTTCAGCAGATCGGCCTACAGTACACCACGGCAGGCAATGCTGGTTTCATAACCGGCATGTATATCGTACTGGTACCTATTGCGGGCATCATGCTCGGCCATGCGACAAACATCAAGACATGGTGTGGCGTTGCTCTGGCACTGGCAGGTCTTTTCGCGCTATCGGTATCAGATGAGCTTAAGATCAATAAAGGGGATGCGTTAGAGCTGGTAGGCGCGTTTTTTTGGACGGCTCATGTACTCATTTTAGGCTGGTTATCTCGTAAGGTTGATGCCATCAGCCTCTCCATCTGGCAGTTTATTGTTGCCGCTGTATTGGCCAGCCTAGCCGCAGTTACGTTCGAAACCCCGGCACTAGCCCAATTTGAAGCGGCACTATTGCCTCTGTTATATGCCGGTGTTGCTTCCAGCGGTATCGCATTTACACTACAGATTATCGCCCAACGCAAAGTTGAGCCGAGCGTTACGGCCTTAATTTTATCCACAGAAGCCGTATTTGCGGTGATCGGAGGCTGGCTGTTACTCAATGAACAACTCACATCAAACCAACTGACAGGCTGCGCACTAATGCTCTGCGGTATGTTGATCAGCCAATGGCCCGACCGCAAACGTAAAGTTTCTGAAGAGCAAGTTACCATCTAA
- a CDS encoding dihydroorotate dehydrogenase-like protein codes for MNRLLSHYLGMTLSSPLVASASPLTAGVQSAKQLEDAGIGAIVMRSLFEEHCQRDNELIHQILHDQDIGHFEADGYLPPPILEKMKTTEDRYLETLMAMKAQLSVPIIASLNGVSPEGWEEHASNMQQAGADALELNIYYVAANLNETSEQVEKRYTDIVRTVRERVDIPIAVKLSSQFSSPIHMIEKIKMAGADAVVLFNRFYQPSINLETLDVDSQIQLSTSAELAERIRWTAILKHQVAIDIAVTGGVHTATDVIKASLAGANTTQVCSVLLKHGTPVIASITDDVTRWLEANEYESLEQLRGSVSYKHSQDPAAYERANYLDVLDNWQP; via the coding sequence ATGAATCGCCTACTGAGCCACTATCTAGGTATGACGCTGAGCTCTCCTTTGGTGGCATCGGCTTCGCCACTCACCGCTGGTGTACAGAGTGCAAAACAACTTGAAGATGCCGGCATAGGCGCGATTGTGATGCGCAGCCTATTTGAAGAACATTGCCAGCGAGACAATGAGCTGATACATCAGATTTTACATGATCAAGATATCGGGCACTTCGAGGCGGATGGATACTTGCCTCCTCCCATCTTAGAGAAGATGAAAACAACCGAAGATCGCTATCTTGAAACCTTGATGGCAATGAAAGCACAGCTGTCAGTGCCCATTATTGCCAGCTTGAATGGCGTGTCTCCCGAAGGCTGGGAGGAGCACGCTAGCAATATGCAGCAAGCCGGTGCTGATGCACTTGAGTTGAATATTTACTATGTTGCCGCCAATCTCAACGAAACCTCCGAGCAGGTAGAAAAGCGCTATACCGATATCGTGCGCACGGTACGCGAACGTGTTGATATCCCCATTGCTGTAAAGCTGTCCTCCCAATTCAGTAGCCCTATCCATATGATCGAGAAGATCAAAATGGCCGGTGCCGATGCCGTAGTGCTGTTCAATCGCTTTTATCAACCAAGCATCAACCTAGAAACCTTAGATGTGGACAGCCAAATTCAATTATCCACATCTGCGGAACTAGCTGAGCGGATTCGCTGGACTGCTATTCTCAAGCACCAAGTGGCTATTGATATTGCTGTTACCGGTGGTGTGCACACAGCGACTGATGTGATTAAAGCATCATTAGCAGGGGCGAATACCACTCAAGTGTGCAGTGTTTTGCTGAAACACGGCACACCGGTTATAGCGTCGATAACGGATGATGTGACACGCTGGCTTGAAGCAAATGAGTACGAGTCACTGGAGCAGCTCAGGGGGAGCGTTTCTTACAAGCACTCCCAAGACCCCGCTGCTTATGAGCGTGCTAACTATTTGGATGTTTTGGATAACTGGCAACCATAA